A single window of Castor canadensis chromosome 3, mCasCan1.hap1v2, whole genome shotgun sequence DNA harbors:
- the Gphb5 gene encoding glycoprotein hormone beta-5, whose amino-acid sequence MKPAYLVLGTIVLLFLCGCGSVLSTSSGNLRTFVGCAVREFTFLAKKPGCRGLRITTDACWGRCETWEKPILEPPYIEAYHRVCTYNETRQVTVKLPNCAPGVDPFYTYPVAVRCDCGTCSTATTECETI is encoded by the exons ATGAAGCCGGCATACCTTGTTCTTGGCACCATCGTCCTCCTCTTTCTGTGTGGCTGTGGCTCTGTCCTCAGCACTTCCAGTGGGAACCTGCGCACCTTTGTGGGCTGTGCTGTGAGAGAGTTCACTTTCCTGGCCAAGAAGCCAGGCTGCAGAGGCCTTCGGATCACCACAGATGCCTGCTGGGGCCGCTGTGAGACCTGGGAG AAACCCATCCTGGAACCGCCCTACATTGAAGCCTATCATCGAGTCTGTACCTACAATGAGACCAGACAGGTGACTGTCAAGCTGCCTAACTGTGCCCCTGGAGTTGACCCCTTCTACACCTACCCTGTGGCTGTCCGCTGTGACTGTGGGACCTGCTCCACTGCCACCACAGAGTGTGAAACCATCTGA